In the genome of Meles meles chromosome 4, mMelMel3.1 paternal haplotype, whole genome shotgun sequence, one region contains:
- the NRROS gene encoding transforming growth factor beta activator LRRC33: MELLSLWLCLGFHFLTLEWRNRSGMATAASEGGCELADGVADCRGQKLELVPSHLPPYSQMLLLDANPLRTLWNHSLRHYPLLESLSLRGCQLERISHGAFREQARLRSLALPDNSLSESYRETAAAFRSLRALRTLDLSGNSLTEDMVALMLRNLSSLESVSLARNTVMRLDDSVFEGLGHLRELDLQRNYIFEIEGGAFDGLTELRHLNLAYNNLPCIVDFSLTQLRLLNVSYNVLEWFLASGPEAAFELETLDLSHNQLLFFPLLPQCGKLHTLLLRDNNMGFYRDLYNASSPQEMVAQFLLVDGNVTNITTVNLWEEFASSDLSELRFLDMSQNQFQYLPDGFLKKMPSLAHLNLNQNCLVTLHIQEHELPGALTELDLSQNQLSELHLAPGLHGCLRSLRLFNLSSNQLVGVPTGLFADASNITTIDMSHNQISLCPWPADLYRLGPPSCVDFRNVASLRSLSLEGCGLGALQDCSFQGTALTHLDLSGNWGVLNGTVTPLRDIAPTLQVLSLRNVGLSSSSTELDFSGFGNLRDLDLSGNSLTSFPRFRGNPALQTLDLRRNSLTALPWRAVSEQLTRSLRTIYLSQNPYDCCGVEGWGSLQHLHTIADLAMVTCNLSSKVIRLMELPRGMPQDCKWERVDMGLLYLVLILPSCLTLLVACTVIFLTFRKPLLQVIKSRCHWSSIY; the protein is encoded by the coding sequence GCTGATGGAGTGGCCGACTGCCGAGGGCAGAAGCTTGAATTGGTGCCCAGCCATCTCCCGCCCtactcccagatgctcctcctggACGCCAACCCACTGAGGACCCTGTGGAACCATTCCCTCCGGCACTACCCGCTCCTGGAGAGCCTCAGTCTGCGAGGCTGCCAGCTGGAGCGCATCAGCCACGGCGCCTTCCGAGAGCAGGCCCGTCTACGCAGCCTGGCACTGCCTGACAACTCCCTATCCGAGAGCTACAGAGAGACGGCGGCTGCCTTCCGCAGCCTGCGGGCTCTGCGGACGCTGGACCTGTCGGGGAACTCCCTGACGGAAGACATGGTGGCCCTCATGCTCCGGAACCTGTCTTCGCTGGAGTCCGTGTCCCTGGCGAGGAACACCGTCATGAGGCTTGACGACTCCGTCTTTGAGGGTCTGGGGCACCTCAGGGAGCTGGATTTGCAGAGAAACTACATCTTTGAGATTGAGGGTGGCGCTTTCGATGGCTTGACCGAGCTGAGACACCTCAACCTGGCCTATAACAACCTCCCTTGCATCGTGGACTTCAGCCTCACCCAGCTGCGCCTCCTCAACGTCAGCTACAATGTCCTGGAATGGTTCCTGGCGTCCGGGCCCGAGGCTGCCTTCGAGCTGGAGACGCTGGACCTCTCGCACAACCAGCTGCTGTTCTTCCCACTCCTGCCCCAGTGCGGCAAGCTGCACACGCTCCTGCTGCGGGATAACAACATGGGCTTCTACAGGGATCTGTACAATGCCTCTTCGCCGCAGGAGATGGTGGCCCAGTTCCTCCTCGTGGACGGCAACGTGACCAACATCACCACCGTCAACCTCTGGGAGGAGTTTGCTTCCAGCGACCTCTCTGAGCTGCGCTTCCTGGATATGAGCCAGAACCAGTTCCAGTACCTGCCTGACGGCTTCCTGAAGAAAATGCCTTCCCTGGCGCACCTGAACCTCAACCAGAATTGCTTGGTGACGCTTCATATCCAAGAGCACGAGCTCCCCGGGGCACTCACAGAGCtggacctgagccagaaccagcTGTCAGAGCTGCACTTGGCCCCAGGCCTCCATGGCTGCCTGAGGAGCCTCCGGTTGTTCAACCTGAGCTCCAACCAGCTTGTGGGCGTCCCCACTGGCCTTTTCGCTGATGCCAGTAACATCACTACAATTGACATGAGCCACAATCagatctccctttgcccctggcCGGCAGACCTATACCGCCTGGGCCCCCCAAGCTGTGTGGATTTCCGGAACGTGGCCTCGTTGAGGAGCCTCTCTCTGGAGGGCTGTGGGCTGGGGGCCTTACAAGACTGTTCATTCCAGGGGACCGCACTCACCCACTTAGACCTTTCCGGCAACTGGGGGGTTCTGAACGGGACTGTCACCCCTCTCCGGGATATCGCCCCCACATTACAGGTCCTGTCTCTCAGGAACGTGGGCCTCAGTTCCAGCTCCACAGAGTTGGACTTCTCTGGGTTTGGGAATCTGAGAGACTTGGATCTGTCAGGGAATTCTTTGACCAGTTTCCCACGGTTCAGGGGCAACCCAGCCCTGCAGACCCTGGATCTGCGCAGAAACTCTCTCACAGCCCTTCCCTGGAGGGCTGTGTCTGAGCAGCTCACCCGAAGTCTGCGGACCATCTACCTCAGTCAGAATCCTTATGACTGCTGTGGGGTGGAGGGCTGGGGGTCCCTGCAACACCTGCACACCATTGCCGACCTGGCCATGGTCACTTGCAACCTCTCCTCCAAGGTCATTCGCCTAATGGAACTGCCCAGAGGCATGCCTCAGGACTGCAAATGGGAGCGGGTGGACATGGGCCTGCTGTACCTCGTGCTCATTCTTCCCAGTTGCCTCACCCTGCTGGTGGCCTGCACTGTCATCTTCCTCACCTTCAGGAAGCCTCTGCTTCAGGTCATCAAGAGCCGCTGTCACTGGTCTTCCATATACTGA